A section of the Solitalea canadensis DSM 3403 genome encodes:
- the tgt gene encoding tRNA guanosine(34) transglycosylase Tgt, which produces MKFDLVVTDNSSSARAGLMQTDHGTIETPIFMPVGTAGTVKAVHQRELKDDIEAQIILGNTYHLYLRPGLDTIQKAGGLHKFNGWEHPILTDSGGYQVYSLSDIRKIKEEGATFQSHIDGSKHLFTPENVMDIQRVIGADIIMAFDECTPYPCEYTYARKSMEMTHRWLKRCCDRFDSTEGLYGYNQTLFPIVQGSTFKDLRKQSAETIASFEREGNAIGGLSVGEPAPEMYEMTELVCNILPKAKPRYLMGVGTPMNILECIALGVDMFDCVMPTRNARNGMLFTQHGIINIKNEKWKNDFSPIDETSDLYADQVYTKAYLRHLLQSKEILGAQIATLHNLHFYLWLVKEARKHIIQGDFIQWKNKMVVDMGKRL; this is translated from the coding sequence ATGAAGTTTGATTTAGTAGTAACTGATAATAGTTCAAGTGCCAGAGCCGGTTTAATGCAAACCGACCACGGTACAATTGAAACCCCGATTTTTATGCCTGTAGGTACGGCAGGAACGGTTAAAGCCGTTCATCAACGCGAATTAAAAGATGATATAGAGGCACAGATTATTTTAGGTAATACCTACCACTTATACCTGCGTCCGGGTTTGGACACCATACAAAAGGCAGGTGGTTTACATAAATTTAATGGATGGGAACACCCGATACTAACTGATAGCGGTGGTTACCAGGTATACTCCTTATCTGATATCAGAAAGATCAAAGAAGAAGGCGCTACATTTCAATCGCATATCGACGGATCAAAGCATTTGTTCACTCCTGAAAATGTAATGGATATACAGCGTGTGATTGGAGCTGATATTATAATGGCATTTGATGAATGTACTCCTTATCCATGCGAATATACCTATGCACGCAAATCAATGGAAATGACTCATCGGTGGCTTAAGCGCTGCTGCGATCGTTTTGATAGTACAGAAGGTTTATATGGATATAATCAGACACTTTTCCCGATTGTTCAAGGAAGTACCTTTAAAGATCTCCGTAAACAATCTGCAGAAACGATTGCTTCTTTTGAACGTGAAGGAAATGCGATCGGTGGTTTATCAGTAGGTGAACCGGCTCCGGAGATGTATGAAATGACAGAACTGGTATGTAATATTTTACCAAAGGCCAAACCTCGTTACTTAATGGGTGTGGGTACGCCAATGAATATTTTAGAGTGTATAGCATTAGGTGTTGACATGTTTGATTGTGTGATGCCTACTCGTAATGCCCGTAATGGTATGTTGTTTACCCAACACGGTATCATCAATATTAAGAATGAAAAGTGGAAGAACGATTTTTCGCCGATAGATGAAACCAGCGACCTGTATGCTGACCAGGTTTATACAAAAGCTTATTTAAGGCATTTATTGCAATCTAAGGAGATTTTAGGTGCGCAAATCGCAACCTTACATAATTTGCATTTTTATTTGTGGTTAGTAAAAGAAGCTAGAAAACATATTATTCAAGGAGATTTTATTCAATGGAAGAATAAAATGGTTGTTGATATGGGAAAAAGATTATAA
- the rsmG gene encoding 16S rRNA (guanine(527)-N(7))-methyltransferase RsmG, producing MDIILKYFPDLTTTQKEQFSKLFNLYAEWNEKINVVSRKDIEELYERHVLHSLGIAKVITFSAGTKILDIGTGGGFPGIPLAILFPEVSFHLVDSIGKKIKVVEEVAKGLGLTNVKTEHARAETINEKYDFVVSRAVTRLNNFCPWVKGKFLTESKNKLANGILYLKGGDLEEEIAEINKQVVMYPLGDFFKEDFFETKYVLHIPYV from the coding sequence ATGGATATCATTCTAAAATACTTTCCTGATCTTACAACTACTCAAAAGGAACAATTTAGTAAACTGTTTAATTTATATGCTGAGTGGAATGAAAAAATCAATGTGGTATCCAGAAAAGATATTGAAGAACTTTATGAACGCCATGTATTGCATTCATTGGGTATAGCAAAAGTTATTACGTTTTCTGCTGGAACAAAAATATTGGATATTGGTACTGGTGGTGGGTTTCCGGGTATTCCGTTGGCTATTTTGTTTCCTGAGGTTTCTTTTCATTTAGTTGATTCGATCGGGAAAAAAATAAAAGTAGTTGAAGAAGTTGCCAAAGGATTAGGACTTACCAATGTTAAAACTGAACATGCACGTGCTGAGACAATAAATGAAAAATATGACTTTGTAGTTTCGAGGGCTGTTACCCGGTTAAACAATTTTTGTCCGTGGGTAAAAGGTAAATTTCTTACTGAAAGCAAAAATAAACTTGCGAATGGAATTTTATATTTAAAAGGAGGTGATTTAGAAGAAGAGATTGCTGAAATTAACAAGCAGGTTGTTATGTATCCATTAGGCGATTTCTTTAAAGAAGATTTCTTTGAAACAAAATATGTATTGCACATTCCTTATGTATAG
- a CDS encoding SixA phosphatase family protein: MKTLYLVRHAKSDKTITGISDFERPLNDRGLRDAPAMAKILAKKVNSPDLILSSPAVRALTTAQLFAEPLNYKAEKIQQCAEIYEAGVSTLLKTINEIDDRNNCVVMFGHNPGLTDLFNYLTDNDLINLPTSGIVKIDFDLDSWKLVSHGIGISTYIDYPKKV, translated from the coding sequence ATGAAAACATTATACCTTGTCAGACATGCAAAATCAGATAAAACGATAACCGGTATCTCTGATTTTGAAAGACCCTTGAATGATCGTGGATTGAGAGACGCTCCTGCTATGGCAAAAATCTTAGCAAAAAAAGTAAACTCGCCCGATTTGATCTTATCAAGCCCTGCGGTAAGAGCATTAACAACGGCTCAGCTTTTTGCCGAACCCTTAAATTATAAGGCAGAAAAAATACAGCAATGTGCAGAAATTTATGAAGCCGGAGTTTCAACGTTATTGAAAACCATCAATGAAATTGACGACAGGAACAACTGTGTAGTTATGTTTGGACATAATCCAGGGTTAACAGATCTATTTAATTACTTAACTGACAACGACTTGATCAACCTACCTACCTCAGGAATCGTGAAGATAGATTTTGATCTGGATAGCTGGAAACTCGTTAGTCACGGAATAGGAATTTCAACTTATATTGACTATCCGAAGAAGGTTTGA
- a CDS encoding glycosyltransferase family 9 protein → MTPKTKILIIRFSSIGDIVWTTPVIRAVKEQLPNVELHFAVKSVFKDVVKANPYIDKLHLLTNDNLNQLIESWKDEKFDYVIDLHKNLRTAKIKWKLKAKTYTYTKLSLQRFFFTRFQWKIMPDWHIVDRYMKTVEPLGVENDGKGLDYFFLPEDEIATANLPAPLQNGFDVFVIGGSAFTKLLPFNKMTELCDKIARPVILVGGKEDIETGDLLEEHYKQKAIENPESNVPAVINYSGKLTISQSAWLVKQAGRVFGHDTGLTHIGAAFHETVYSIWGTTSPVGFRPYCKNPVIFENNNLNCRPCSKAGRNSCPKNHFKCMKEIEFNF, encoded by the coding sequence ATGACTCCAAAAACTAAAATTTTAATCATACGTTTCTCTTCTATCGGTGATATAGTTTGGACTACCCCCGTAATAAGGGCAGTAAAAGAGCAATTGCCAAATGTTGAACTGCATTTTGCAGTAAAATCTGTTTTTAAGGATGTTGTTAAAGCAAACCCCTATATCGATAAACTGCATTTACTTACGAATGACAATTTAAATCAGTTAATCGAATCTTGGAAAGATGAAAAATTTGATTACGTTATTGATCTTCATAAAAATCTGCGAACGGCAAAAATAAAATGGAAGTTAAAGGCTAAAACTTATACTTATACCAAGCTTAGCCTTCAACGATTTTTCTTCACACGTTTTCAATGGAAAATAATGCCCGATTGGCACATTGTTGACCGGTATATGAAAACAGTTGAGCCATTAGGTGTTGAGAATGATGGAAAAGGACTGGATTATTTCTTTCTACCGGAAGATGAAATTGCTACGGCGAATTTACCGGCACCATTGCAAAACGGATTTGACGTTTTTGTAATTGGAGGAAGTGCATTTACTAAACTACTCCCATTTAATAAGATGACCGAATTATGCGATAAAATCGCCCGACCGGTAATTTTAGTTGGAGGTAAAGAGGATATTGAAACCGGAGATTTACTTGAAGAACATTACAAACAAAAAGCGATTGAAAACCCGGAAAGCAATGTACCTGCAGTAATTAATTATTCTGGCAAACTAACTATCAGTCAATCAGCATGGTTGGTTAAGCAGGCAGGGCGAGTTTTTGGGCATGATACAGGGTTAACGCATATTGGAGCTGCTTTTCACGAAACAGTGTATTCAATTTGGGGAACAACCTCTCCTGTCGGTTTCCGTCCATATTGCAAAAATCCTGTAATTTTTGAGAATAATAACCTTAATTGCCGTCCATGTTCTAAAGCAGGCAGAAATTCTTGTCCCAAAAATCACTTTAAATGCATGAAAGAGATTGAATTTAATTTCTAA
- a CDS encoding OsmC family protein: MKRSATAIWKGSGKEGTGTLSTQSTVLNNTQYSFNSRFAEGIGTNPEELIAAAHSGCFTMKLSFSLNEAGFTADEINTQCAITFENGALVESHLTVKAKVPGIDAAIFQECAKDAELNCPISKVLNTKITMEAELIS, from the coding sequence ATGAAACGATCAGCCACCGCAATCTGGAAAGGTTCAGGAAAAGAAGGAACCGGAACCCTTTCTACTCAAAGTACAGTTTTAAATAATACACAGTATTCATTTAACAGCCGTTTTGCTGAAGGTATTGGAACCAATCCGGAAGAGCTAATTGCTGCTGCTCATTCAGGTTGTTTTACGATGAAGCTGAGCTTTTCATTAAATGAAGCAGGCTTTACTGCCGATGAAATCAACACTCAATGTGCTATAACATTTGAAAATGGTGCATTAGTTGAAAGCCATTTAACAGTAAAAGCTAAAGTTCCGGGCATTGATGCCGCAATATTTCAGGAATGCGCAAAAGATGCAGAACTTAACTGCCCGATTTCAAAAGTTTTAAATACAAAGATTACGATGGAAGCTGAATTGATTTCATAA
- a CDS encoding ammonium transporter translates to MAKKWHFFLFILLLISVVGLFAPVSGGNADNSAIVPADIAWILTASAMVFFMTPGLAFFYGGMVNKKNIISTMLSSFIALGVITVLWVVVGFSLAFGDDVGGFIGSPKTFFMFNHVFSGAPWKLAPTIPLMLFAIFQLKFAIITPAIVVGAVAERIKFAGYLLVMILFTLFVYTPLAHWTWHPEGFLFKMGVLDFAGGTVVHISAGCAALAGALVLKPRQDLLKGNSIFPANIPYVILGTGMLWFGWFGFNAGSALSASSLAVYAFATTAVASASAALSWIFFDAARGRKPSALGACIGAVVGLVAITPGAGFVAIGPSIFIGAVTSIISNLAVHWKSKTSIDDTLDVFPCHGLGGIIGMLLTGVFANKTINPAGADGLFYGGIDLFNKHLIALLIVVAYSFCVSWVIFKIANALIGLRVDEENENIGLDLSQHDETYSSRRNVYVPQS, encoded by the coding sequence ATGGCTAAAAAGTGGCATTTTTTTCTGTTTATTTTGCTGTTGATTTCTGTTGTTGGTCTTTTCGCTCCAGTTTCGGGCGGGAATGCTGATAATTCAGCAATTGTTCCTGCGGATATAGCATGGATTTTAACTGCTTCGGCTATGGTTTTCTTTATGACGCCAGGTTTAGCCTTTTTTTATGGTGGAATGGTTAATAAAAAGAATATTATTTCAACCATGCTGTCAAGTTTTATCGCTTTAGGTGTTATTACAGTATTATGGGTGGTAGTAGGATTTAGTTTGGCTTTTGGTGATGATGTTGGTGGTTTTATTGGAAGTCCTAAAACATTTTTTATGTTTAATCATGTGTTTAGTGGTGCTCCATGGAAGCTGGCTCCCACAATACCATTGATGCTTTTTGCAATTTTTCAATTAAAGTTCGCTATTATAACACCGGCAATTGTAGTTGGTGCGGTAGCTGAACGCATAAAATTTGCCGGTTATTTACTGGTAATGATCTTGTTTACATTATTTGTTTATACTCCACTTGCTCACTGGACCTGGCATCCGGAAGGGTTCTTGTTTAAAATGGGTGTTCTGGATTTTGCTGGTGGAACGGTTGTACACATTTCGGCAGGTTGTGCAGCACTTGCCGGAGCTCTGGTGCTTAAGCCTCGTCAGGATCTTTTAAAAGGTAATAGTATTTTTCCCGCTAATATCCCTTATGTAATTCTTGGAACCGGTATGTTGTGGTTTGGATGGTTTGGGTTTAATGCTGGTTCGGCGTTATCTGCATCTTCACTGGCTGTGTATGCATTTGCCACTACCGCAGTAGCTTCTGCTTCTGCTGCGTTAAGCTGGATTTTCTTCGATGCTGCCCGAGGCAGAAAACCTTCTGCTTTGGGTGCTTGCATCGGTGCTGTAGTTGGTTTGGTTGCCATTACACCGGGAGCCGGCTTTGTAGCAATCGGTCCGAGTATATTTATCGGTGCTGTAACAAGTATTATTTCTAACCTGGCTGTTCACTGGAAATCAAAAACATCTATTGATGATACGTTGGATGTTTTCCCTTGTCACGGGTTAGGTGGAATTATAGGAATGTTGTTGACTGGTGTTTTTGCTAATAAAACAATTAATCCTGCCGGAGCAGATGGATTGTTTTATGGAGGAATAGATTTGTTTAACAAGCACCTGATCGCTTTATTAATTGTAGTAGCTTATAGCTTCTGTGTTTCATGGGTAATTTTCAAGATTGCTAATGCTTTAATCGGATTACGGGTAGACGAAGAGAATGAAAACATTGGTCTTGATCTGAGCCAACACGACGAAACTTATTCTAGTCGTCGTAATGTGTATGTACCTCAATCATAA
- a CDS encoding glycosyltransferase — MPIELTPLSITLLAVLTATFLINCAYLFLLYNKFAFKKQEESRLVKNEPVSIVICARNESANLEKNLPAILEQDYPEFEVIVVNDCSYDDSKDVLDAIAAKYKNLRIVQLEENDKYRHGKKFALTLGIKASKYDLLLLTDADCLPLSNLWVAKMVENYNNDTEIVLGYSPYSKQSGFLNKFIRFETFMTALNYLSFANAGKPYMGVGRNLSYRKDLFFRNKGFASHMHLPSGDDDLFVNAHATALNTRIEVSKEAAMLSEPKNTFSEFWQQKRRHMSVGKFYKPYHKCMLSIRTINALLFYGVFIAALILKINYEVVLTIFGLHLIFLTITYRKAMQKLQVQDLWFFSFLYDFVYNLYLVLMTLVKPSASKVRWK; from the coding sequence ATGCCTATAGAACTTACGCCTTTATCCATAACATTATTGGCTGTTTTAACGGCAACTTTTCTTATTAACTGTGCCTATTTGTTTTTATTGTATAACAAGTTTGCATTTAAAAAACAGGAGGAAAGTCGCCTTGTTAAAAACGAGCCGGTAAGCATTGTTATTTGTGCCCGTAATGAATCCGCGAATCTGGAAAAAAACCTTCCTGCTATTTTAGAACAGGATTATCCGGAGTTTGAAGTTATTGTTGTAAACGATTGTTCTTACGATGACTCAAAAGATGTGTTGGATGCTATCGCGGCCAAATATAAAAACCTGCGCATTGTTCAACTGGAAGAAAATGACAAATACAGACACGGTAAAAAATTCGCTTTAACCTTAGGAATTAAGGCTTCAAAATATGACTTATTATTATTAACGGATGCTGATTGTTTACCGCTAAGCAACCTATGGGTAGCTAAAATGGTGGAGAATTATAATAATGACACGGAAATTGTTTTAGGTTACTCACCATATAGTAAACAATCGGGTTTTTTAAATAAGTTCATTCGTTTCGAAACCTTTATGACGGCATTAAATTATTTATCTTTTGCCAATGCCGGAAAACCTTATATGGGAGTAGGTCGTAACCTGTCATACAGAAAAGACTTATTTTTCAGAAATAAAGGTTTTGCAAGTCATATGCATTTACCTTCTGGTGATGATGATTTGTTCGTAAACGCTCACGCAACGGCTTTAAACACTCGCATTGAGGTTTCTAAAGAGGCTGCGATGCTAAGTGAACCTAAAAATACATTTAGTGAGTTCTGGCAACAAAAGCGCAGACATATGAGCGTTGGTAAATTTTATAAGCCTTATCACAAATGTATGTTGTCGATCAGAACAATTAATGCATTATTATTTTACGGTGTATTTATTGCAGCGTTAATTTTGAAGATTAATTACGAAGTTGTACTTACTATATTTGGTTTACATTTAATATTTTTAACTATAACTTATAGAAAAGCCATGCAAAAACTTCAGGTACAAGATCTTTGGTTCTTCTCGTTTTTGTATGATTTTGTTTATAACTTATACTTAGTGTTAATGACTTTGGTTAAACCTTCTGCAAGTAAAGTTCGATGGAAATAA
- a CDS encoding DNA polymerase/3'-5' exonuclease PolX — protein sequence MENKMIARTLRLLSQLMELQEENPFKIKSVANAAFKIDKSAVKISTLPLEQLEKVDGIGKSIALKVDELNQTGSIEELTQLLQITPSGIVEMLTIKGLGPKKVQIIWKQLGIESIGELYYACNENRLVEAKGFGLRTQEDIKRIIEFTMSNIGKLLYARAEEVADKLIDLLNSLSGVFEVKVAGQMARKCEIIDIFSFVIATENPSLVIEQLNTTEHFTGTSIQENTWNGSFDNFQLELVLSAPAELTWNAFVATGSSSHVQLISASDSLDELKLLTSEQSIYESVNWPYIIPELREDWDENKLKSIDHGNIIVLEDLKGTIHNHSTYSDGIHTLREMALYCKDLGYEYLGICDHSKSAFYANGLFEDRVAKQHAEIDQLNIELAPFRIFKGIESDILYDGALDYADNVLASFDLVVASVHSQLKMTQEKATERLLKAIENPYTTVLGHPTGRLLLAREGYSIDHKLIIDACAANNVVIELNSNPLRLDMDWKWIDYALSKNVMISINPDAHRKEGIHDMKYGVHVARKAGLTKNMCFNALSAVEIAAKFATKKSK from the coding sequence ATGGAAAACAAGATGATTGCCCGCACATTGCGTTTATTATCGCAATTAATGGAGTTACAGGAAGAAAATCCGTTTAAAATAAAATCAGTAGCCAATGCAGCTTTTAAAATAGACAAGTCTGCGGTTAAAATCAGCACCCTCCCGCTTGAACAACTTGAAAAAGTGGATGGTATTGGTAAAAGTATCGCACTTAAAGTTGATGAGCTTAATCAAACCGGATCTATTGAAGAGCTCACGCAATTATTGCAAATAACTCCTTCCGGAATTGTTGAAATGCTGACAATAAAAGGATTAGGACCTAAAAAAGTGCAGATCATCTGGAAACAACTTGGTATTGAGAGCATTGGTGAACTTTATTACGCTTGCAATGAAAATCGATTAGTTGAGGCTAAAGGGTTTGGATTGAGGACCCAGGAAGATATTAAACGCATCATTGAGTTTACCATGTCGAATATTGGTAAATTATTATACGCGCGAGCTGAAGAAGTTGCAGATAAACTTATTGACCTATTAAACTCACTTTCAGGAGTTTTCGAAGTTAAAGTTGCCGGACAAATGGCCAGAAAATGTGAGATTATTGATATTTTCAGCTTTGTTATTGCTACTGAGAATCCTTCATTAGTTATCGAACAATTAAATACGACAGAACATTTTACAGGAACTTCAATACAAGAGAATACCTGGAATGGCTCTTTCGACAATTTTCAACTTGAATTAGTGCTTTCTGCACCCGCTGAACTTACGTGGAATGCATTTGTTGCAACAGGAAGCAGCTCACATGTTCAGTTAATCTCCGCTTCCGACAGTCTTGACGAGCTTAAGTTATTAACATCTGAACAATCAATTTATGAATCTGTTAACTGGCCTTACATCATACCTGAATTAAGAGAGGATTGGGACGAAAATAAGCTAAAATCTATAGATCATGGTAATATTATAGTTCTAGAAGACCTAAAAGGAACAATACATAATCACAGTACTTACAGTGATGGAATTCATACTTTGCGAGAGATGGCATTGTACTGCAAGGACTTAGGTTATGAATATTTAGGTATTTGTGATCACTCTAAGTCTGCATTCTATGCAAATGGATTATTTGAAGACCGGGTTGCAAAACAGCATGCAGAAATTGATCAATTAAATATTGAGCTTGCTCCTTTCCGCATTTTTAAGGGAATTGAGTCTGATATTTTGTATGATGGCGCTCTTGATTATGCTGACAATGTACTTGCAAGTTTCGATTTAGTAGTTGCTTCGGTGCATTCACAATTAAAAATGACTCAAGAAAAAGCAACTGAACGTTTACTAAAAGCTATTGAAAATCCGTACACAACGGTACTGGGCCACCCTACCGGACGTTTATTATTGGCTCGTGAAGGTTATTCAATTGACCATAAATTAATCATAGATGCTTGTGCTGCAAATAATGTAGTTATCGAACTAAATTCAAATCCTTTGCGTTTAGATATGGATTGGAAATGGATCGATTATGCATTAAGCAAAAATGTAATGATCTCTATCAATCCTGATGCCCACCGTAAAGAAGGTATTCATGATATGAAATATGGCGTACATGTTGCACGAAAAGCTGGATTAACTAAAAATATGTGCTTTAATGCATTGTCGGCAGTGGAAATTGCTGCTAAATTTGCGACAAAAAAGTCAAAATAG
- the dprA gene encoding DNA-processing protein DprA, which translates to MSLLHQIALTQISGVGDILARNLISYCGSAEAVFTTKKISLLKIPGIGPKIVEAIKDRAVLLRAEKEIRFIERYGIETYFYADPQYPKRLKNCNDAPILIYFKGNCDLNRQRIINIVGSRKATEYGKEFTRRFVEGICQYNPIIVSGLAYGIDIAAHKEALRNNLSTIGVLAHGLDKIYPGTHRSIAEKMLETGGLLSEFPSETNADRENFPKRNRIVAGIADATIVIEAGESGGALITADIANSYNKDVFAVPGRVNDDYSIGCNNLIRDNKAQIITSAKDFVSFMLWEDKVKSNIKTISLFVELSKDEKFVFDIISAEKSIYIDDLIFKCGFSCSFVSKILLQLEFNSLIKQLPGKYYTVIS; encoded by the coding sequence TTGTCTTTATTACATCAAATTGCGTTAACTCAGATTTCTGGGGTTGGCGACATCCTTGCACGCAATCTAATTAGCTATTGCGGTTCCGCTGAAGCTGTTTTTACCACTAAAAAAATCAGTCTTTTAAAAATTCCTGGTATCGGACCTAAAATAGTTGAAGCTATTAAGGATAGAGCAGTACTCTTAAGGGCTGAAAAAGAAATTAGATTTATTGAGCGGTACGGTATCGAAACCTATTTTTATGCGGATCCTCAGTATCCTAAAAGGTTGAAAAACTGTAATGATGCTCCAATATTGATCTATTTTAAAGGAAATTGTGATTTAAACAGGCAACGGATCATCAATATTGTTGGTTCCCGAAAAGCAACGGAGTATGGAAAGGAATTTACCCGTCGTTTTGTTGAAGGTATTTGTCAGTACAATCCAATTATTGTTAGTGGTTTGGCTTATGGAATAGATATAGCGGCTCATAAGGAAGCGCTTAGAAATAATTTATCTACAATAGGAGTATTAGCTCATGGTTTGGATAAAATTTACCCGGGAACACATAGAAGTATTGCTGAGAAAATGTTGGAAACAGGTGGATTGCTAAGTGAATTTCCTTCTGAAACCAATGCAGATCGTGAAAACTTCCCTAAACGCAACAGGATTGTAGCTGGAATAGCTGATGCTACTATTGTTATTGAAGCAGGAGAATCGGGTGGGGCGTTAATAACTGCGGATATTGCCAATAGTTATAATAAGGATGTATTTGCAGTTCCGGGTAGAGTTAATGATGATTACTCTATTGGATGCAATAATCTCATCAGAGATAACAAAGCACAAATAATCACTTCTGCCAAAGATTTTGTCAGTTTTATGCTGTGGGAAGATAAAGTAAAGTCTAATATTAAGACGATTTCGTTATTTGTTGAGTTATCAAAGGATGAAAAGTTTGTTTTTGATATAATTTCTGCTGAAAAGTCTATTTATATAGATGATTTAATCTTTAAATGTGGGTTTTCGTGTAGTTTTGTTTCAAAAATACTTCTTCAATTAGAGTTTAATAGTCTTATTAAGCAGTTACCTGGTAAATATTATACAGTTATTTCTTGA
- a CDS encoding RNA polymerase sigma factor: MEINPNFSTNAVNDLNLVKQAIEGDQKAYGALMSRYRDSIYFMLLKMVNNKEDANDLTIETFAKAFRNLDKYQPTFAFSTWLFKIATNNCIDFLKKKRIATLSIDEPMDDDEESGKSFDVAGYTPTPEESIIRKQKAALLKNVVEGLPIRYKRLVILRYFEEYSYEEIAKELDLPLGTVKAQLFRARDLLFNTLRNTKNNI; encoded by the coding sequence ATGGAAATAAATCCTAATTTCTCCACCAATGCAGTAAACGACTTAAACCTCGTTAAGCAAGCAATTGAAGGTGACCAAAAAGCCTATGGGGCTTTGATGTCGCGTTACAGAGATTCGATTTATTTTATGTTGCTGAAAATGGTCAATAATAAGGAAGATGCCAACGACCTTACGATTGAAACATTTGCGAAAGCATTCAGAAATCTGGATAAGTATCAACCAACATTTGCCTTTAGTACCTGGTTGTTTAAGATAGCAACCAATAACTGTATTGATTTTCTTAAAAAGAAACGTATTGCAACATTATCGATTGATGAACCAATGGATGATGATGAAGAGTCGGGAAAAAGCTTTGATGTTGCCGGGTATACTCCAACTCCTGAAGAAAGTATTATCCGTAAACAAAAAGCTGCATTATTAAAAAATGTTGTTGAAGGCTTGCCTATCCGTTATAAGCGTTTGGTGATCTTGCGCTATTTTGAAGAATACTCATACGAAGAAATAGCAAAAGAACTTGATCTGCCTTTGGGAACAGTAAAAGCGCAGTTGTTCCGTGCCCGTGATCTCTTATTTAATACACTCCGAAATACAAAAAATAATATATAG